In a genomic window of Silurus meridionalis isolate SWU-2019-XX chromosome 27, ASM1480568v1, whole genome shotgun sequence:
- the selenoe gene encoding selenoprotein e → MPELYKFLMEHWALYHNLEYDSGENKNPRLIFYNEKDEEVKIVPVKKMKADEICELLDSLGFYKKSQKGEDIPEEFKNFPLHAQRDEL, encoded by the exons ATGCCTGAGCTCTACAAGTTCCTCATGGAGCACTGGGCACTCTA TCATAATCTTGAGTACGATTCGGgagaaaacaaaaacccacGTCTTATTTTCTACAATGAGAAGGATGAGGAGGTGAAG ATTGTTCCAGTGAAGAAGATGAAGGCAGATGAAATCTGTGAGCTTCTGGACTCTCTTGGATTCTACAAGAAGTCACAAAAAGGCGAGGATATCCCTGAAGAATTTAAGAACTTCCCCCTGCATGCACAACGAGACGAACTTTGA
- the zgc:112294 gene encoding transmembrane protein 17A isoform X1: MPVFYTPIPQNLRVGLAHASGAIFINNKTRDSGYPGGHGVENEVYSKASTHLPLQMLLHFNMFFFPFWSLSEIVMLHLKFTLLPGYYQCLMVSGIMIISILEVLRVYLGYIGNLKEKVPELAAFWLISIAFQLPILLFFLTDEGLIILPLERAVHSLYLAFILGEVFSSFLALRVMARELTMQFHLRQFGHVDTSTMFSFSCGNRSVLPVPIVRDVH, from the exons ATGCCAGTGTTTTACACCCCAATACCCCAGAATCTGAGAGTGGGTCTGGCCCATGCCAGTGGTGCCATATTCATCAACAATAAAACAAGAGATAGCGGTTACCCGGGGGGACACGGAGTAGAGAATGAAG TTTACAGCAAGGCTTCAACTCACCTGCCTCTACAGATGCTTCTCCACTTCAATATGTTCTTCTTCCCTTTCTGGTCACTCTCCGAGATCGTCATGCTACATTTAAAG tttaCGCTCCTGCCTGGATACTACCAGTGTCTCATGGTGAGTGGAATCATGATAATTAGCATACTTGAGGTTCTGCGTGTGTACCTTGGATACATTGGGAACCTAAAAGAGAAG GTCCCAGAGCTTGCTGCTTTCTGGCTGATCTCTATAGCCTTCCAGCTACCCATCCTACTCTTCTTTCTGACGGATGAAGGCCTGATAATCCTCCCTCTAGAGCGAGCAGTGCACTCTCTGTACCTGGCCTTTATCCTGGGCGAGGTGTTTTCCTCATTCTTGGCTCTGAGGGTCATGGCACGAGAACTCACAATGCAGTTCCACCTCAGGCAGTTTGGGCATGTAGACACATCCACTATGTTTAGCTTTTCTTGTGGAAACAGGAGTGTGTTACCAGTTCCTATAGTCAGAGATGTCCATTAA
- the zgc:112294 gene encoding transmembrane protein 17A isoform X2, translating to MPVFYTPIPQNLRVGLAHASGAIFINNKTRDSGYPGGHGVENEVYSKASTHLPLQMLLHFNMFFFPFWSLSEIVMLHLKFTLLPGYYQCLMVPELAAFWLISIAFQLPILLFFLTDEGLIILPLERAVHSLYLAFILGEVFSSFLALRVMARELTMQFHLRQFGHVDTSTMFSFSCGNRSVLPVPIVRDVH from the exons ATGCCAGTGTTTTACACCCCAATACCCCAGAATCTGAGAGTGGGTCTGGCCCATGCCAGTGGTGCCATATTCATCAACAATAAAACAAGAGATAGCGGTTACCCGGGGGGACACGGAGTAGAGAATGAAG TTTACAGCAAGGCTTCAACTCACCTGCCTCTACAGATGCTTCTCCACTTCAATATGTTCTTCTTCCCTTTCTGGTCACTCTCCGAGATCGTCATGCTACATTTAAAG tttaCGCTCCTGCCTGGATACTACCAGTGTCTCATG GTCCCAGAGCTTGCTGCTTTCTGGCTGATCTCTATAGCCTTCCAGCTACCCATCCTACTCTTCTTTCTGACGGATGAAGGCCTGATAATCCTCCCTCTAGAGCGAGCAGTGCACTCTCTGTACCTGGCCTTTATCCTGGGCGAGGTGTTTTCCTCATTCTTGGCTCTGAGGGTCATGGCACGAGAACTCACAATGCAGTTCCACCTCAGGCAGTTTGGGCATGTAGACACATCCACTATGTTTAGCTTTTCTTGTGGAAACAGGAGTGTGTTACCAGTTCCTATAGTCAGAGATGTCCATTAA